In a single window of the Agrobacterium fabrum str. C58 genome:
- a CDS encoding RelA/SpoT family protein — translation MMRQYELVERVQKYKPDANEALLNKAYVYAMQKHGQQKRANGDPYISHPLEVAAILTEMHLDESTIAVALLHDTIEDTTATRAEIDELFGEDIGRLVEGLTKLKKLDLVTRKAKQAENLRKLLLAISDDVRVLLVKLADRLHNMRTMEYMPADKRSRISEETMEIYAPLAGRMGMQDMRDELEDLSFRYLNPEAYETVTNRLLELETRNEGLIKKIEDELRELLVANGLLGTHVKGRQKKPYSVFRKMQSKSLSFEQLSDVYGFRILVDDIPGCYRALGIVHTRWRVVPGRFKDYISTPKQNDYRSIHTTIVGPSRQRIELQIRTKRMHEIAEFGIAAHALYKDGENGEGDLLSKESNAYSWLRHTIESLAEGDSPEEFLEHTKLELFQDQVFCFTPKGKLIALPRGATPIDFAYAVHTNIGDTTVGAKINGRIMPLVTRLNNGDEVEIIRSGVQVPPAAWEEVVVTGKARSAIRRATRMAIRKQYSGLGYRILERTFERAGKAFSREALKPVLHRLAQKDVEDAIAAVGRGEVSSLDVLRAVFPDYQDERVTVKMTGDDGWFNMRSASGMVFKIPGKSRSVLEDDGAAEMLDGPDPLPIRGLSGNVDVHFSAAGAVPGDRIVGIMEKGKGITIYPIQAPALQRFDDEPERWIDVRWDLDEANKSRFMARVMINALNEPGTLASVAQSIATLDVNIRGLNMVRIGTDFSELALDVEVWDLRQLNQLLSQLKDLDCVSTVARAFD, via the coding sequence ATGATGCGGCAATACGAACTCGTCGAGCGGGTTCAAAAATATAAACCGGATGCGAATGAGGCCCTGCTGAACAAGGCCTATGTTTACGCGATGCAGAAACATGGCCAGCAGAAGCGGGCCAATGGCGACCCCTATATCTCGCATCCGCTTGAAGTTGCCGCGATCCTCACCGAAATGCATCTCGACGAATCGACCATCGCGGTGGCGTTGCTGCACGATACGATCGAGGACACCACCGCCACCCGCGCTGAAATCGATGAACTCTTCGGCGAAGACATCGGCCGGCTGGTGGAGGGGCTCACCAAGCTCAAGAAGCTCGATCTCGTCACCCGCAAGGCGAAGCAGGCGGAAAACCTGCGCAAGCTGCTGCTCGCCATTTCTGACGACGTGCGCGTTCTTCTGGTCAAGCTCGCCGACCGCCTGCACAATATGCGTACCATGGAATATATGCCGGCCGACAAGCGCAGCCGCATTTCCGAGGAGACGATGGAAATCTATGCGCCGCTCGCCGGCCGCATGGGTATGCAGGATATGCGCGACGAGCTGGAGGACCTGTCCTTCCGTTATCTCAATCCGGAAGCCTATGAGACGGTGACCAACCGCCTGCTGGAACTGGAAACGCGCAATGAAGGCCTCATCAAGAAGATCGAGGATGAGCTGCGCGAACTTCTGGTGGCCAACGGGTTGCTCGGCACCCACGTCAAGGGACGTCAGAAAAAGCCCTATTCGGTGTTCCGCAAGATGCAGTCGAAGTCGCTCTCCTTCGAACAGCTTTCCGATGTTTACGGTTTCCGAATTCTGGTGGACGATATTCCCGGCTGCTACCGGGCGCTGGGCATCGTGCACACCCGCTGGCGCGTGGTACCGGGCCGCTTCAAGGACTATATCTCCACCCCGAAGCAGAACGATTATCGCTCCATCCACACCACCATCGTCGGCCCGTCGCGCCAGCGTATCGAGCTCCAGATCCGCACCAAGCGCATGCATGAGATCGCCGAATTCGGCATCGCCGCCCATGCGCTCTACAAGGATGGTGAAAACGGGGAGGGCGATCTGCTTTCGAAAGAAAGCAATGCCTATTCCTGGCTGCGCCACACCATCGAATCGCTGGCCGAAGGCGACAGCCCGGAAGAGTTCCTGGAGCATACCAAGCTCGAACTGTTCCAGGACCAGGTGTTCTGCTTCACGCCCAAGGGCAAGCTGATTGCCCTGCCGCGGGGCGCGACCCCCATCGATTTCGCCTATGCGGTGCACACCAATATCGGTGACACCACCGTCGGCGCGAAGATCAACGGGCGGATCATGCCGCTCGTGACCCGGCTCAACAATGGCGACGAGGTGGAGATCATCCGATCCGGCGTGCAGGTGCCGCCCGCGGCCTGGGAAGAGGTTGTGGTGACGGGCAAGGCCCGCTCGGCCATTCGCCGCGCCACCCGCATGGCCATCCGCAAGCAATATTCCGGCCTCGGTTACCGTATTCTCGAGCGAACCTTCGAACGCGCCGGCAAGGCATTCTCGCGTGAAGCTTTGAAACCCGTGTTGCATCGCCTGGCGCAGAAGGATGTGGAAGATGCCATCGCCGCCGTCGGTCGCGGTGAGGTCTCGTCGCTCGATGTGCTGCGTGCGGTGTTCCCGGATTATCAGGACGAGCGCGTGACAGTGAAGATGACCGGCGACGACGGCTGGTTCAACATGCGCAGCGCTTCCGGCATGGTCTTCAAGATTCCCGGTAAGTCGCGCTCCGTTCTGGAGGACGATGGCGCCGCCGAGATGCTGGACGGACCCGACCCGCTGCCCATCCGTGGCCTCTCCGGCAATGTCGACGTGCATTTCAGTGCCGCCGGCGCCGTTCCCGGTGACCGCATTGTCGGCATCATGGAAAAAGGCAAGGGTATCACCATCTATCCCATTCAGGCGCCGGCGCTGCAACGCTTCGACGACGAACCGGAACGCTGGATCGATGTGCGCTGGGATCTGGACGAGGCGAACAAGTCGCGCTTCATGGCGCGGGTGATGATCAATGCGCTGAACGAGCCGGGGACGCTTGCCTCGGTGGCGCAATCGATCGCGACGCTAGATGTCAACATCCGCGGGCTCAACATGGTCCGCATCGGCACTGACTTCTCAGAGCTGGCGCTGGATGTCGAAGTATGGGATTTGCGGCAACTGAACCAGTTGCTGTCGCAGCTCAAGGATCTCGATTGCGTGTCGACTGTCGCGCGTGCCTTCGATTGA
- the smpB gene encoding SsrA-binding protein SmpB, with amino-acid sequence MAPKGSQRVVNKIVAENRKARFNYEIIDTYEAGLVLTGTEVKSLREGKANIAESYASDEGDEIWLINSHLPEYLQANRFNHEPRRRRKLLLNKREINRLRAGINRDGMTLVPLKVYFNEKGRAKLELALAKGKKLHDKRETEKERDWNRQKSRLLKGNSQ; translated from the coding sequence ATGGCCCCCAAAGGCAGCCAGCGCGTGGTGAACAAGATCGTTGCGGAAAACCGCAAGGCTCGTTTCAACTATGAAATCATCGATACCTATGAGGCGGGGCTGGTGCTGACCGGCACCGAGGTCAAGTCGCTGCGCGAAGGCAAGGCGAATATCGCCGAATCCTATGCCTCGGACGAGGGCGATGAAATCTGGCTGATCAATTCCCACCTGCCGGAATATCTGCAGGCCAACCGCTTCAACCACGAGCCGCGCCGCCGCCGCAAGCTGCTGTTGAACAAGCGAGAGATCAACCGCCTGCGCGCCGGCATCAACCGCGACGGCATGACGCTGGTGCCGCTGAAGGTCTACTTCAACGAGAAGGGTCGTGCGAAGCTGGAATTGGCGCTCGCCAAGGGCAAAAAGCTGCATGACAAGCGCGAGACCGAGAAGGAACGCGACTGGAACCGACAGAAGTCGCGGCTGTTGAAGGGTAATTCGCAGTAG
- a CDS encoding lytic transglycosylase domain-containing protein, whose protein sequence is MKKTVWGLMAAGLAATVWNALAGPLPEGAAPLPYVKPNAPAVPAFMPASPEITGAIPRLNRPDDTSQLKAGLDALSSRDAARAIALRNTMPSGSLDRHILSWAIAVSGQKDVPSAEIATAQRELAGWPGAATLRANSEKALYREDPPAAQVLSAFGSSRPETAEGTVVLGKALASSGKTDESQRLIRQLWVSEGMDKDMEDRVLAEFPAYLTPADHKARMDYLMYRSRIGQAKRFGDLGKAQSLYNAWAAVLQRSANATALLGKVDASWRNDPTYLFARIENLRNQQKYPEAAVLLRQAPKETAKLVNPGEWWNERRIIARGVADLGDFAEAYRIVANHSATSSVDIADAEFHAGWYALRALRDPTTAARHFNTLLQTSNRPLSASRAYYWLGRTAEAGGAGNARDFFAKAAAHPGTFYGQLAAARIGTKTLNVSYPNPSNGDRERFAGREAVRAIDRLEAAGYGWRADSLYRSLAEQLDSPGELAILAARAEGNGNHQVSLQIGKTAFSRGIDAAALAYPLGVIPASANIAGSGKALAYAIARQESAFNPAAVSAANARGLLQLLPGTAKGVAGRHGLPYTQAMLTSDAGYNATLGAHYLGEQIDSFGGSYILTFVAYNAGPKRVPEWISRYGDPRGKPIDEVVDWIERIPFPETRNYVQRVMENYQVYKTRLGQQADIVDDLRHGRAG, encoded by the coding sequence ATGAAAAAGACAGTCTGGGGATTAATGGCGGCGGGGCTTGCCGCAACCGTTTGGAACGCACTGGCCGGACCACTGCCGGAAGGTGCGGCCCCCCTACCCTATGTCAAGCCAAACGCGCCAGCCGTTCCCGCTTTCATGCCCGCCTCGCCCGAAATCACCGGCGCCATACCGCGCCTCAACCGTCCTGATGATACCAGCCAGTTGAAGGCCGGCCTCGACGCGCTTTCCAGCCGCGATGCGGCCAGGGCAATCGCGCTGCGCAACACCATGCCGAGCGGCAGCCTCGACCGGCATATTCTCTCTTGGGCGATTGCTGTCTCCGGCCAGAAGGACGTGCCATCAGCCGAGATCGCCACCGCCCAGCGCGAACTGGCCGGCTGGCCCGGTGCCGCCACCCTGCGGGCGAATTCCGAAAAGGCGCTTTACCGGGAAGATCCGCCGGCCGCTCAGGTGCTTTCAGCCTTCGGCAGCAGCCGGCCGGAAACGGCAGAAGGCACGGTCGTGCTTGGCAAGGCGCTCGCCTCCTCCGGTAAGACAGACGAATCGCAACGTCTCATTCGCCAGCTCTGGGTCAGCGAAGGCATGGACAAGGACATGGAAGACCGTGTGCTTGCCGAATTCCCTGCCTATCTGACGCCGGCCGATCACAAGGCACGCATGGATTATCTGATGTATCGCAGCCGCATCGGCCAGGCGAAGCGTTTCGGCGATCTCGGCAAGGCGCAGTCGCTTTATAATGCCTGGGCGGCGGTGCTGCAGCGATCCGCCAATGCCACAGCGTTGCTGGGCAAGGTCGACGCCTCCTGGCGCAACGATCCGACCTATCTCTTCGCGCGCATCGAGAACCTGCGCAACCAGCAGAAATATCCCGAAGCCGCCGTCCTTCTGCGGCAGGCGCCGAAGGAAACGGCCAAGCTCGTCAATCCCGGCGAATGGTGGAATGAGCGCCGCATCATCGCGCGTGGTGTTGCCGATCTCGGCGATTTTGCCGAGGCCTATCGCATCGTCGCCAATCATTCGGCCACCTCGTCCGTCGATATTGCCGATGCGGAGTTCCATGCCGGCTGGTATGCGCTGAGGGCGCTGCGTGATCCGACAACGGCGGCACGCCACTTCAATACGCTGCTGCAGACCTCGAACCGGCCGCTTTCGGCCTCGCGCGCCTATTATTGGCTTGGACGGACGGCGGAAGCCGGCGGGGCGGGCAATGCCCGTGATTTCTTCGCCAAGGCAGCCGCCCATCCCGGCACATTCTATGGCCAGCTGGCCGCCGCGCGAATCGGCACGAAGACCCTGAACGTCAGCTACCCCAACCCCAGCAACGGCGACCGGGAACGTTTTGCCGGCCGCGAGGCCGTGCGCGCCATCGACCGGCTGGAGGCAGCGGGTTACGGCTGGCGTGCCGACAGTCTTTACCGGTCGCTTGCCGAACAGCTCGACAGCCCCGGCGAGCTAGCCATTCTGGCAGCGCGGGCGGAAGGCAACGGCAATCATCAGGTTTCACTGCAGATCGGCAAGACGGCTTTCAGCCGCGGCATCGATGCGGCAGCTCTCGCCTATCCGCTCGGCGTCATTCCGGCCAGCGCCAATATTGCCGGCTCCGGCAAGGCGCTCGCCTATGCCATCGCCCGGCAGGAAAGCGCCTTCAACCCGGCCGCCGTCTCCGCCGCCAATGCCCGTGGCCTGCTGCAATTGCTGCCTGGAACCGCCAAGGGCGTGGCCGGGCGCCATGGCCTGCCCTACACGCAGGCGATGCTGACCAGCGATGCCGGCTACAACGCCACGCTCGGCGCCCACTATCTCGGTGAACAGATCGACAGCTTCGGCGGTTCCTACATCCTCACCTTCGTCGCCTATAATGCGGGGCCGAAGCGCGTGCCGGAATGGATCTCCCGTTATGGCGACCCGCGCGGCAAGCCCATCGACGAGGTGGTCGACTGGATCGAGCGCATCCCCTTCCCCGAGACGCGCAATTATGTGCAGCGGGTGATGGAGAATTATCAGGTCTATAAGACCAGGCTCGGGCAACAGGCCGATATCGTCGATGACCTGCGCCATGGACGTGCGGGGTAA
- a CDS encoding DUF2062 domain-containing protein: MPFRRREPVGFSEKIRDLFWPRTGFSRSLRYMKLRLLRLSASPHSVAAGVAIGVGVAWTPFLGVHIVIAMALGFLLRVNLVAAALGTTFANPLTFPFIWASTWELGHFILGRQKTASVGHVDFVALFSHLEFRQIWTPVLEPMTIGAVFPAAISAVITYIAVYGLISGFQRRKMENLAHRAANKNASLEMLK; encoded by the coding sequence ATGCCATTTCGTCGCCGTGAACCCGTTGGTTTTTCAGAGAAGATTCGTGACCTCTTCTGGCCGCGCACGGGTTTTTCCCGTTCGCTGCGCTATATGAAGCTGCGTCTGCTCAGGCTTTCCGCTTCTCCCCATTCGGTTGCCGCCGGTGTCGCCATCGGTGTGGGCGTGGCGTGGACACCCTTTCTCGGTGTCCACATCGTCATCGCCATGGCGCTCGGTTTCCTCCTGCGCGTCAATCTCGTGGCAGCCGCGCTCGGCACCACCTTCGCCAATCCGCTGACATTTCCGTTTATCTGGGCATCCACCTGGGAACTGGGCCACTTCATCCTCGGCCGGCAGAAGACGGCAAGTGTGGGGCATGTGGATTTCGTTGCGCTGTTCAGCCATCTCGAATTCCGGCAGATATGGACGCCGGTTCTGGAACCCATGACCATCGGCGCGGTCTTTCCCGCCGCCATCAGCGCTGTCATTACCTATATCGCCGTCTACGGCCTCATCAGCGGCTTCCAGCGGCGCAAGATGGAAAATCTCGCCCACCGCGCCGCCAATAAGAATGCTTCTCTGGAGATGTTGAAATGA
- the dapA gene encoding 4-hydroxy-tetrahydrodipicolinate synthase codes for MFKGSIPALITPFTDNGSVDEKAFAAHVEWQIAEGSNGLVPVGTTGESPTLSHDEHKRVVELCIEVAAKRVPVIAGAGSNNTDEAIELALHAQEAGADALLVVTPYYNKPTQKGLFAHFSAVAEAVKLPIVIYNIPPRSVVDMSPETMGALVKAHKNIIGVKDATGKLDRVSEQRISCGKDFVQLSGEDGTALGFNAHGGVGCISVTANVAPRLCSEFQAAMLAGDYAKALEYQDRLMPLHRAIFMEPGVCGTKYALSKTRGGNRRVRSPLMSTLEPATEAAIDAALKHAGLMN; via the coding sequence ATGTTCAAGGGATCAATTCCCGCCCTCATTACCCCGTTCACGGACAATGGTTCCGTGGACGAAAAGGCCTTTGCCGCCCATGTGGAATGGCAGATCGCCGAAGGCAGCAACGGCCTTGTGCCCGTGGGCACGACGGGGGAATCCCCGACGCTCTCTCACGATGAGCACAAACGGGTCGTTGAGCTGTGCATCGAGGTTGCGGCGAAACGGGTTCCGGTCATTGCGGGTGCTGGCTCCAACAATACCGATGAAGCAATCGAGCTTGCGCTGCACGCGCAGGAGGCCGGTGCGGATGCCCTGCTGGTCGTCACTCCCTATTACAACAAGCCGACGCAGAAGGGCCTGTTCGCGCATTTTTCCGCTGTCGCCGAAGCGGTGAAACTGCCGATCGTCATCTACAATATCCCGCCGCGCTCGGTGGTGGACATGTCGCCGGAAACCATGGGTGCGCTGGTCAAAGCGCATAAGAATATCATCGGCGTCAAGGATGCGACCGGCAAACTCGATCGGGTTTCCGAACAGCGCATTTCCTGCGGCAAGGATTTTGTCCAGCTGTCGGGCGAGGATGGCACGGCGCTCGGCTTTAACGCCCATGGCGGCGTCGGCTGCATTTCGGTCACCGCCAATGTCGCGCCGCGCCTTTGTTCCGAGTTTCAGGCGGCAATGCTTGCCGGTGATTACGCCAAGGCGCTTGAGTATCAGGACCGCCTGATGCCGCTGCACAGGGCGATCTTCATGGAGCCCGGCGTCTGCGGCACCAAATATGCGCTGTCGAAGACACGCGGCGGCAATCGCCGGGTCCGTTCGCCCTTGATGAGCACGCTGGAACCGGCAACGGAAGCGGCGATCGATGCGGCGCTGAAGCATGCCGGCCTGATGAACTGA
- the rpoZ gene encoding DNA-directed RNA polymerase subunit omega produces the protein MARVTVEDCIDKVDNRFELVLLASHRARQISQGSSITVDRDNDKNPVVALREIADETLSPDDLKEDLIHSLQKHVEVDEPEPDPVTLAASAADGEDDDQPETVTFDQMSEEELLAGIEGLVPPEKNDDY, from the coding sequence ATGGCCCGCGTCACAGTTGAAGATTGCATTGATAAAGTAGACAACCGTTTCGAGCTGGTGCTTCTCGCGAGCCACCGTGCGCGCCAGATTTCTCAAGGGTCCTCCATCACGGTTGACCGCGACAACGACAAGAACCCTGTCGTGGCGCTGCGCGAAATCGCCGACGAGACCCTGTCTCCCGACGACCTGAAGGAAGACCTCATCCATTCGCTGCAGAAGCATGTGGAAGTGGACGAGCCCGAGCCCGATCCGGTCACGCTCGCCGCCTCCGCTGCCGATGGCGAAGACGATGATCAGCCGGAAACCGTTACTTTCGACCAGATGTCGGAAGAAGAACTGCTGGCCGGTATCGAAGGCCTTGTGCCGCCGGAAAAAAATGACGACTATTGA
- a CDS encoding globin-coupled sensor protein, with amino-acid sequence MHGQAKTDRQLDERLNFLGLGHGERQNLSDMKGVITGSLDASLDRFYTKVRAVPETAKFFSSEAHIHHAKSMQLKHWSRIASGTFNEDYTNAVTAIGRTHARLGLEPRWYIGGYALMLDGIVKAVIESELKGLFMEKKAKKVKDALSATIKAALLDMDYSISVYLDVLATERQKVEAEQAQMKKEQDHVLELLNNALDRLANGDLTSSIAEKTAPQFEGLIANFNAAVGNLSGAFAQIVEEANKISGNTRELTAATDDMARRTEQQAAALEETAAAVEEITTISKLSAQRSEEAKAIVESSAVEAARSRDVVTDAVKAMGAIEESSQKITQIISVIDEISFQTNLLALNAGVEAARAGEAGKGFAVVAQEVRELAQRSANAAKEIKTLIAKSSEDVTQGVSLVNKTGESLNTIGNKVDHIKDHITSLTKAAQEQSVGIQEISAAINSMDNLTQKNAAMVEETNAATHNLSDVSANLAALVSRFSVSATRAHVERTYRAA; translated from the coding sequence ATGCACGGCCAAGCAAAAACCGACCGACAACTTGATGAACGACTGAATTTTCTGGGGCTTGGCCACGGTGAGCGGCAAAATCTTTCAGATATGAAGGGTGTGATCACCGGTTCACTCGATGCGTCTCTCGATCGTTTTTATACAAAGGTTCGCGCGGTGCCAGAGACCGCGAAGTTTTTCTCCAGCGAGGCCCATATCCACCACGCCAAGAGCATGCAGCTCAAACATTGGTCCAGGATCGCCTCCGGCACGTTCAACGAGGATTACACCAATGCGGTGACCGCCATCGGCCGCACCCATGCAAGGCTGGGGCTGGAGCCGAGATGGTACATCGGCGGTTATGCCCTGATGCTCGACGGCATCGTCAAGGCGGTGATCGAGTCCGAATTGAAAGGCCTTTTCATGGAAAAGAAGGCGAAGAAGGTGAAGGACGCCCTCTCCGCCACCATCAAGGCCGCCCTTCTCGACATGGATTATTCGATCTCCGTCTATCTCGACGTGCTCGCCACCGAACGGCAAAAGGTGGAGGCCGAGCAGGCGCAGATGAAGAAGGAGCAGGATCACGTTCTCGAGCTGCTCAACAACGCTCTCGACCGGCTGGCCAATGGCGATCTCACCTCCAGCATCGCCGAAAAGACCGCGCCGCAATTCGAAGGGCTGATCGCCAATTTCAATGCCGCGGTCGGCAATCTCTCCGGCGCCTTTGCGCAGATCGTCGAAGAGGCCAACAAGATTTCCGGCAACACGCGTGAGCTGACCGCCGCGACCGACGACATGGCCCGCCGCACGGAGCAGCAGGCCGCCGCGCTGGAGGAAACCGCCGCCGCCGTCGAGGAAATCACCACCATTTCCAAACTCTCGGCGCAGCGTTCCGAAGAGGCCAAGGCCATCGTCGAAAGCTCGGCCGTGGAGGCGGCGCGCTCGCGCGATGTGGTGACGGATGCGGTGAAGGCGATGGGCGCGATCGAGGAATCGTCGCAGAAGATCACCCAGATCATTTCCGTCATCGACGAGATTTCATTCCAGACCAATCTTCTGGCGCTGAATGCCGGCGTGGAAGCCGCACGCGCCGGTGAGGCCGGCAAGGGTTTCGCCGTCGTCGCCCAGGAAGTGCGCGAGCTCGCGCAGCGCTCCGCCAACGCCGCCAAGGAAATCAAGACGCTGATTGCCAAGTCTTCCGAGGATGTGACGCAGGGCGTTTCGCTGGTCAACAAGACGGGCGAATCCTTGAATACGATCGGTAACAAGGTCGATCACATCAAGGATCACATTACCTCGCTAACCAAAGCGGCGCAGGAACAGTCGGTCGGCATTCAGGAAATCAGTGCGGCGATCAACAGCATGGACAATCTGACCCAGAAGAACGCGGCGATGGTGGAAGAAACCAATGCGGCCACGCATAATCTGAGCGATGTCAGCGCCAATCTGGCGGCGCTTGTGAGCCGGTTCAGCGTTTCGGCAACGCGGGCGCATGTGGAGCGGACCTATCGGGCTGCTTGA
- the acpS gene encoding holo-ACP synthase, with translation MIIGLGSDLIDIRRVEKSIERFGERFTHRCFTDIERAKSDGRKNRAASYAKRFAAKEACSKALGTGLANGVFWKDMGVVNLPGGKPTMILTNGAGARLAAMLPAGHRANIHLTITDDFPYAQAFVIIEALPVNG, from the coding sequence ATGATCATTGGATTGGGCAGCGACCTGATCGACATCCGCCGCGTCGAAAAGTCGATCGAGCGTTTCGGCGAACGTTTCACGCATCGCTGTTTCACCGATATAGAGCGCGCCAAATCCGATGGCCGTAAAAACCGCGCCGCGTCTTACGCCAAGCGTTTCGCCGCCAAGGAAGCCTGTTCCAAGGCGCTTGGAACGGGGCTTGCGAACGGCGTTTTCTGGAAGGATATGGGCGTCGTTAATCTGCCGGGCGGCAAACCGACCATGATCCTCACCAACGGGGCAGGGGCGAGGCTGGCGGCCATGCTGCCCGCCGGTCACCGCGCCAATATCCATCTGACGATCACGGACGACTTTCCCTATGCTCAGGCATTTGTGATCATCGAGGCGCTTCCCGTGAATGGGTAA
- a CDS encoding NYN domain-containing protein produces MFDPREKIALFIDGANLYAASKSLGFDIDYRKLLKAFQKRGYLLRAYYYTALIEDQEYSSIRPLIDWLDYNGYKVVTKPAKEFTDALGRRKIKGNMDIELAVDAMEQSETVDHLVLFSGDGDFTTLVDALQRKGRKVSVVSTMATQPAMIADDLRRQADHFIDLMTLKAEIGRDPSERPVRHAEGPETV; encoded by the coding sequence ATGTTCGATCCACGGGAGAAAATTGCGCTCTTCATAGACGGAGCCAATCTTTATGCAGCATCGAAAAGCCTGGGGTTCGATATCGACTATCGCAAGCTTCTGAAGGCGTTTCAGAAGCGTGGCTATCTGCTGCGCGCCTATTATTACACCGCGCTTATCGAGGATCAGGAATATTCCTCGATCCGTCCGCTGATCGACTGGCTGGACTATAACGGCTACAAGGTCGTGACGAAGCCGGCGAAGGAATTCACCGACGCGCTCGGCCGCCGCAAGATCAAGGGCAACATGGATATCGAACTCGCAGTCGATGCCATGGAACAGTCCGAGACGGTCGATCACCTGGTTCTGTTCTCGGGCGACGGCGATTTCACCACGCTGGTGGACGCGCTGCAGCGCAAGGGCCGCAAGGTCTCCGTTGTTTCAACCATGGCCACACAGCCCGCCATGATCGCCGACGACCTGCGCCGCCAGGCTGACCACTTCATCGATCTGATGACACTGAAGGCCGAAATCGGGCGCGATCCGAGCGAGCGCCCTGTGCGTCACGCTGAAGGTCCGGAGACGGTCTGA
- a CDS encoding porin translates to MNIKSLLIGSAAALAAVSGAHAADAIVAAEPEPLEYVRVCDAFGTGFFYIPGTETCLKFSGYVRFQTNFGRDQSGTSDWNSFTRAQFNVDTRTDTELGALRGFIEFRADAGNGQSSSSGLEARQAFIELGGLRVGKFYSWWDDDLSGETDLLSSNTLFNSIRYTYDTGSFWAGISVDELEGTGSQFATITGAADPVTGLFPLSQEPDNNVGITAGVGGKFGAATLQLIGSYDVDQEEGAIRAMVFADIGPGTLGLAGVWASGPNAYYALSEWTVAAEYAIKATDRLTITPAVQYLGNVGDKITVVNTGATAIVSNDWSNRDAWTAGATIDYKITDGLSTKITANYYDEDGQDDQVTGFVRLQRDF, encoded by the coding sequence ATGAACATCAAGAGCCTTCTTATCGGCTCCGCTGCAGCTCTCGCAGCAGTATCCGGCGCTCACGCTGCCGACGCCATCGTCGCTGCCGAGCCCGAGCCCCTGGAATATGTTCGCGTCTGCGACGCTTTCGGCACCGGCTTCTTCTACATTCCTGGCACCGAAACCTGCCTGAAGTTCAGCGGTTACGTTCGTTTCCAGACCAACTTCGGCCGCGATCAGTCCGGCACGTCGGACTGGAATTCGTTTACCCGCGCTCAGTTCAACGTTGACACCCGCACCGATACCGAACTCGGCGCCCTGCGTGGTTTCATCGAATTCCGTGCTGATGCAGGCAACGGTCAGTCCAGCTCTTCTGGTCTTGAAGCTCGTCAGGCATTCATCGAACTTGGTGGCCTGCGCGTCGGCAAGTTCTACAGCTGGTGGGATGACGATCTCTCTGGCGAGACCGATCTTCTTTCGTCCAATACGCTCTTCAACTCCATCCGTTATACCTACGACACCGGTTCGTTCTGGGCTGGTATCTCGGTTGACGAACTTGAGGGCACCGGCAGCCAGTTCGCAACCATCACTGGTGCAGCTGACCCGGTTACCGGTCTGTTCCCGCTGTCCCAGGAGCCTGATAACAATGTCGGCATCACGGCTGGCGTTGGCGGAAAGTTCGGCGCTGCTACTCTTCAGCTGATCGGTTCTTACGACGTTGATCAGGAAGAAGGCGCTATCCGCGCAATGGTATTCGCGGATATCGGACCTGGCACCCTTGGACTTGCTGGTGTTTGGGCATCTGGCCCCAACGCTTACTACGCTCTGTCCGAATGGACGGTTGCTGCTGAATACGCGATCAAGGCAACCGACCGCCTGACGATCACCCCGGCAGTGCAGTATCTCGGCAATGTTGGCGACAAGATCACTGTCGTGAACACCGGTGCAACGGCAATCGTTTCGAACGACTGGTCTAATCGCGACGCATGGACCGCCGGCGCAACGATCGACTACAAGATCACCGATGGTCTGAGCACCAAGATCACTGCAAACTACTACGACGAAGACGGTCAGGACGATCAGGTCACCGGTTTCGTCCGCCTTCAGCGCGACTTTTAA